The sequence below is a genomic window from Acanthochromis polyacanthus isolate Apoly-LR-REF ecotype Palm Island chromosome 14, KAUST_Apoly_ChrSc, whole genome shotgun sequence.
CATTCTTCCATGGCATACTTGGGTGTGTCTCAGAAAATCGCAGGTAATCTGTGTGTAACAGTGTGAAGAAACAAAGCTTAGAAAAATGCGTCTGAAAATAGCACTTGCTGACTGGCTCATGACTCACTAACAGCTGAATTTTATGGAAAATCAACAGCacctgtttgtgtgcatgtgtgttgacAGGTGGGCTCTGTGGGCGATCACAGGCTCAGTGGCTCCCATCTCAAGACACAACAGGGATTTCAGatggaaatatatattttcttattAGCAGTTCTGACAGTTCATTATATCTAAACCATAAATCCAACATATTGTAATATGCCATACACAAGCTCAGAGCAAATTCATATATACTTTGACAAACTTGCATATTTAACCGTAACATAACTATATATTATCATAGCCCATTCACAGTTATAATACTTAATGACACCATTGACAGTAGCAACACATACTTAAATCCATCACCACTGATGTCTCCAGTTATCCTAACAGTGTAGCATTGAAAGGAAGAATTGCATTTCCCAGTGTAGGTAAGTAAATACGACAGtgttttctgcatcattttcgACTCTGCAGAGTGGAAGTTTAATCCATTTCTTCCTCGTCTGAGCTCTCTGCCATCTGTCTCGCGTGCTCGGTGTAGTCGAAGGTAGAAAACCTGACGGGGAGTTCACTCCACTTGTTGCATTTGCTTATCTTCTCTTCACCGATCCTCACCACAAAGTTTTTCACGTCAAGGCAGGGGCAATCGATCCCACGGTACACCATCATCGATCCCCAGGTCTGCAACAGAGCGATGTCAATATATAACAAGAATGAAATGCAGCAAAGCTAGTTGAACAGCTACTTTATACATTATTGCTTATATTTGTGCCATGTCGTACCTCTAGCTGGCTTAAAAAGGCAGAATAGTTACCAGTAAACAATTAAATATGGGAAACGTGATCTTAAATTCAAGGAAATGTAATCAGCACAGCAGCTGTGTATCATGTCTGACTCATATTTCTCTTCCATTCTGAACAACTAATTTCAGTGCTGATGACTTGCATTCCCTCCTTTcccacttttttctttctctcttcaaAAAACTATTCAGAAACTAGTCCCTGtgaagctgcatttaaagctgcatttgcCTTAAAATGACTGTACCTGTCCACACTGTTTGCATGCGATGGAAGAGTTGGTCTCATAATCCAGAAGGCGTTCTTGAAGGGTAGGGTTTTCTCTCTGAATAAAAAGTTCACTGTAAAAAGGTACAGTACAATCAGAACACAATACAAACAGGGACACTGGGCTCATTAAACATACGCAGCAGGTTCAGAATAATGTAGAAGGATGTTCGCACCAGAACTGTGATGTGACATTGACTCTGTGCATGCTTTCGATGATCTGGATGTCTTCGCCGGTGCAGACGTGTTTGCTGCAGTGTCGACAGCTGAACGTCACATCAGACGGGTTCGCATTCTTAATGACcttctgtttctgcttttctaCTCTCACTTTCTTCTCCAATATAGCCTGCAACTGAAGCTCAGTGAtctgatgaaagaaaaaagaagacattcAGCAAAGTGACTTTCATTTcaacagactttaaaaaaatctaaactgaaCATACCCGCTTGTCATACTCTGCTTGATTTaaatttttgattttggcaatgGCTTTGTTCATCATGTTCTCACGGTACTCATTGACACACTCCTTTTCAGCCACCCCGGAGTTCTTCACATCGACCACAGTGTAGCTGCTGTCCTCAGCTCTTCCTCGGCCTTGAGCCTGCAGAAGACAACAACAGAGCCAATGGTGAGCGACCACTTTCATGTTTTACTTCAATACAAAGCAATGGTGCTTAATTACTGGACATGGAAGAGAGGTAACCACAGATCAACAGTCATCACATCACTAACCTGAATCATGGCGATCTCATTGGTTGAGAGGCCGTATCTGATAACAAAGTTGCAGGCTGGTATGTCCAAACCTTCCTCTGCCACTGTGGTAGCAATCAGCACGTTGACATCACCGCTGTGGAACTTTTTCAACACGTCCTTTTGCTCTGCCTGATTAACACAAAGTTATATGAGAAAGTTAAGTGTGAGCTGCGTTTGAAGTGCAAAGGATACTAGAAGAAAGTGTAAAGTTGCTTGTTCGATGTGCACTCACAGCGGTCATCGGTTTAACGTTGCTCTGGTCTCCTCCTCCAATGACAAATGCAGGTTTCACGCCGATGTCTTCAAACTTGGGGTTCTCCTGAATCCACTGACTCAAAGCGATGGCACTGCGGCGTGTTCTGGTGAAAATGATCCCTCTGGCCTCCTCCCTGCTGCTGAACTCATGCAGAATGGTAGTGCGGAGTTTTGACAGGCTGTCATTTTCATATTCAGGATTCTTTGCAAGCGTCTCCAGCTCTGCCTTGTTCTCTGCAGGACATAGATTTCAAAGAAGTGGGGTAAATTTTTGTATTATTGCTATTGAAGAACTTCTTTCTTGTTGAGAGTTAGATAAGAAGTTGACACCACTTTTGTATCTGTTAGGCTGCTaattagcatagcttagcattgAAACTGGAAACAACCTGTTCAAATCTACAGTTACAGCCATAAGCAGAGTAGCTTAGCTTTGCAAAATGACCGGAAAGAGGGTGAAGGGCTATCTTAAATCCATCTGCCAGAAGCTATAAAGCGCACTACTGtaaataacacattaaaacactgttTCAGTTGGCTAGTAGTAGTAACAAATTGACATCTTCTTTGTTGCTGTAACAAACATTGTACAGTTCAACAGGATACTGctagtttttgtctttaatttgcttacaaatacaaattaaacaactgagATAAAGGTTTGTTATTGAGGGAGCTGGAGAGCATCCCTCTCATTAAGGGAAGTAGACATGCATATTGTACAGACTGATACAAGATtagttagttttttgttttttttttgtttgttttttggggggggggcacCTGTTAACCTCTCACTCTCTTGAGGTGACTTCAGGAGGGCGTGTTTCATGGAGTGCACACATGAGGATGCGGCCACAGAATACCAGCAGTTATCACTTACCTGATTAGATGGAATTGAGAgatcagagaggagagaggggaggggttACAGGGGGGGATTTTTGAATAAGTTGGATCTTTGTTTAGTATTTCTTTGGGTTAttatgtgttttctttcctttgtatcagatttttatttgcattcatgttttttaGTATACAGGATATGTAATATCGAATTTTTTAATATAAGTGTGGGTAGGTCACTGGTGTGGGAGGAGATTATAAGAGTCAAGTTGGCAATCAGCGTAGGGTGTGAGAAGGAGGGGGCCAGGTTGaagctctgctctgctgcaaaTGCCATCATCCACTGCACCTGGATGACTCCTTTGTCTTACTGGTGAGCTGCATCTTGCACATGGAAACTAAGTTAAAAACTGGAGCTCTGGTACAAAACTGCTTGCTGTTTGGCTGTTTTTTACTGTGCCATCATGCTATGCCCTTGAATGTTGTTGGGTTCATCCAAATTGTAGAGGTGTATCACCACCACAACCCTTCAGTTGTCTTTGGACAGAGTTtagctaattttttttgtcccgtttcctaatgctaagctaactagtaGATACAAAAGTGGTATCAGTATTTTCATTCAACTCTGGGCAAGAAAGTAATGCTAATaagaaaatgttaaactatTTCCTTATAATGCTACAGAACAAGCATTAGTACTGATGAACACAATAATGATACAAATTGTCACTTGGGAAAATGTTCAATAGTACAATACCTTTAAACAAATTGAAGAGGAATCTCTCAGTATCTGTGATTTGTATTTTGTGGTCCCCATCTGGGGTTGCTTTTTTCTTGATTTCCTCCTCTTGTTCTTTCTTCAGGAAACTCAGGGCATCACTCATGCGGATGGTGTTGCTGAGATTCAGGCCCTCGTTGTAAAGTAGAAGATGCACTGTGCAAACACGCACTTTCTGATCTTCATCTTTTGCAGCTACAAGAGATTGagacaagttgtttagatccCTACAAGCAGGGTTATTATCATCTgtaataaagaaacagaacTGGGGAGGCCAGACAAAGGATTCGTATAAAAACCTGTGCTCACCTTTTCGTTCGTTTTGACCAACCCACTGTTCATAATTCTGAGAGCCAAGGTCACAGGTCGGGCTCAGCCCGGCATGGGCATGAATCGCAAGCATGATTTTCTTTATAACATCACCAAAGGGATCCTGAAAAGGATATCGTAACACTGCATGAAAACCAATTACAGTAATGTAGctaccccccacccccccacccccccaaaaaagaaaaaatggcaTGAAACTTTCTTCTGTTTGTTAAATGTACCTCTTTTCTGTCTTCCACATTTACTATTGTTTTCCTTGGTTCCTTTTTGAACTCTCTAAGGCTCGTTGTCATGATTTTGGAGGCATCCAAGTTTGCACAAATCtatgacagaaacacagatttacaATGTGAGAAGTTTGTTCATCTTGATGATCCAGACTTTCTACTCTGTGTCCAGCACATAGTTGAAGCCACAATGCTGTTTTTAAACTCTTTTACTGTTGTGGCAGTGGGAAAGTTTATAACTGCCCTGTGTGCAGGGGCAGTGTGGAACATTGGAAACAGCTTGGCTGGATGAACAAGATCCTCGATGACTATGGCAGAAAAACTGGGGCTGGGTTTAAATtagtaaaagctgaaaaatgctGCTAAAGAAAGATGTTTATCATGACATATGAATATAATACGGAATGGACACAATTAAAGCAGCAGCTGTAAAACACAAATCTATCCACTGTATGGGAATGCTCTGCAATAAGTTCCCTTCTGACAAGTTTCTGTTCACACTGTGccagataaaataaattaaccaAAAGATTATAGCCGATGGTTTTGCCATATTCAATTACATTCCTTAATATCGTGTCTGTGCTAACATTTTTGTCTATATAGGTGCAGACAGAAAGCTGAGAGCAGTATTTACGCGAAGTATATGCTCCTCAgcttgcttcatttttgtgGCTTTCCCAACCCCTGGTGAGGCAGTCAGGCCCAGGATCTGAGGGAGGGGCACAGTTTTCTTCTGCTCCTTTTTCAGCCTTATGTTCTTGTGCTTCTGCTTCAGGTATCGCATCATTATGTGGTTGTACACTTCCCCTTTCTGAGTGTGGTGACACTCATCTATCACGATCAGCGTGAGATCTACATCAGCAGAAGAGACAACACAAGGCATATATAGATGCATTCAGTATAGTGCTATGTATTTTAGTATAATGAATTTTGGATTGAAATAAGATTAATACATATTACAGAGCAACATTCAGTGAGTTCTTTGGTGAGACTATTGTTTAGTAGGATTGCCGCATGCTTAAGCGAgacaatatttacatttcataatttctcactctaaaattaTTGTCCAGGGATGAAATTCCTCTTATTTTAACAAAAGACTACAATTTTCTCAGCCGAGCATAGCtaattttatcttatttatttgtttctcgAATAAACAGAGGTGCTTTCTCTCATAGATTACAGCATCTCTCTGTAAGATCCTCCCACACAAACCAGCACTTTTCTCAGAACTTTTGACGCAGCAGTTTGAGCCACACAATAACATGTGCAGGAAAACTGCTTCAAAAATAACTACATATCGtttgtattttacaaaagtGTAAGCAAGGTGAATCATAATTACGCACATGCACAAGTTTAACTGGAGTGATACAAATTTGTCCCTGGAGGACAAGAGAATGGAGAGTGGCAGCTTGATGTATTATGGGAGATAGAAACTCTCATGTGAATTTGATCAGCCACACACTGATGGCTTGAACAGACGTGTGGCCTGGAAACCAGGAGGAAAAAAACGGTACATGCTTTCAGGCGTTTCAACAAACAGCATATGTTCCACGGAGGTGGCTATTCCACCTTGTACTAGCGAGTGCCAACAGGAGTGAACAGCAGAGTCGGAAGACTTTGACAAGATCCTATCAGGGGAGATGCTGTTCTGAGTCCTCTGGGTGGCTTTCTATTCCAGGACCTGTCAATGTGTGACGTTTAAGCCTGGACAGATTTTAGTGAAAGGTTTTAAAAAGACTTTAACAAGAAAATGTGGAGATGGCACGACCATATTTACTTTTGAATGTGTATAATTTGTGTGACTTGGTTTGCTGAAACTAAATTTGCCCGAGAAACTCTCGTGTTAGATGAACTTTTAGTAAAATCATGCTGGAAAATCATACCTCTTAACTTGATTCCTTCATCCTCTCCGGTATTAGATCTCTCCAAGTAGTTTTCCAGAATCTGGGCTGTGCAAAtgatgatgtcatttttttccacgaTCTCTTTGAAAGAGATTTTGAGCTGGGAGTCTCCGCTGACTCTCTCCACTTTATATGTGTGTTTCAGAAAGGGCAAGAACTCTGATGAGTAATGCTGCTCGACAAGGGGAATCTGCAGGACACCAGAGCATGTTGCATTTTAACATTCCCATAGTCAAGACATTTGATacattaaaacagtttttcaaaaagTAAGACATTTCTGCACAGTTTCTCTCACTAGATCAGACACTTCTATTGCAGCTCCTGGTGATTTAAGGGGAGGTTTGTTGTCCAGGAATTTTGTTATGCTTTGTTAAGGCAGAGTTTCAAATTAGTTGTGCCGTGATTCAGAGGATTCTGTTGTTGATTATAGtttcaaaggcagcagacactCCCTTCTCTGGAGAGCCACAGCTACCCAAGTTATTGTTCTGCTcttttcagaaatgaaaaatgaggaTCAGTTTCACTTGTACAGGATCATTATTACACAAGCTGCTTTAAAACTCAACTAAATAGTTTTATAGCTGGAAAACCTCTATTCCAAAATGGAGTTTTTCCAGCTCAGAGCAGATCAAATATATGCCAAATAGTAACAAAGTGCAGGGGAATATCTAAACCGTATGGCATGTAATTTGTGGTGAGCTGACCCACATGTGCAAATtgactgaatgttttctttGGATCTCGAATGGACAGAAGTAGGTTAGCATAATAGTGCAAACCCATAAGTCAGATATACCATCCTTGGATTGTAGTACCTTGTTCACTAGGACGACCACTTTCCTCGGTCTCCCCTCTGCCTTCCTGCCGTCCAGATGTTTTTTGGTAATATAAACTGCGACTCTGGTTTTACCGCTTCCTGTCGGGAGGCATATGATGATGTTTTTCCCCTCCAAGGCAGGTCTCGCAACGTCCATCTGATAGTCTCGAAGAACAATATCAGCTTTTTCTGGGCTTTTGGCTTCTGCTACTAAGTCACTTCCATCTGCAATGCAGAGCAGAGGTTCAGAAACACTTCTGTCCATGTCAGCAAGCCACAATTACAGACATTTACCAGCAGGAAAAGACTGCTTATCATTGTTTGTGGTTTTGGTATTTTAATGGAATGTGTTTCTTATGCTGCTATTTaaaaagcacacacatgcagcataCACCCATAACATGCAAGATGTTCTATTTTTATAATAGGAACACTGGTCTTTTAGAATTGTTAAACTACAGATTTTAAACCACAGTGAACAAACGCAAGCACAGAGTGGAGCTCCAATAAAAAGCAGGTTTTGGGCAGTTAAGATATGAACAGTGTGCTGTAGATTGTATTACTGGACCACTTCTGCTTAATATAAGCCATATAGCCCAAACAGTGCCAAACATAGACCATTGTATGCAGCAGATATTGTTCAAGTGGAAATAAATGTAATCTGGCATTTACAGATATACAACTGGAAGTCAGAATACAAGGtggaacacagacagacatgagcCTCTGTATTTCCTTGTGCAAGCTAACATCTGAATGCATTTATAAATCAGATTTTCTGAATTGCTTGGACTGCATCATGTCAGCACttgtgttctctgtttctgataTGTGGcagtgttttgtcttattttcctCTTTGCAAATACAGCAGACTCACTATGATCCACTTAAGTCAGACCTTCAGTGGCTGGCAGGCTGTGATTCATTTGCTCTGTCTAGGCCGAAGATAATACTTGACTAAGGCACCATGCACAATGTGCATGTACCCCCATCTGCTATCCTGTCTACTCAACTCAAAGTTCTACATTTCCCTTCCTAATTATGAGTCCAAAACCccggaaagttttcttttcccCCTCAGTGCAGACGgcttttaattttctttctcaGACTTGGTATTCCAGAGGTTAAAGTGCTGTTTCAAGCAACTTCGTGTGAGTAAATACAAGCCTGTGCTGATGGAAAGATAAAGCTTTAACAACAATAAGAAGTAAACAGTCGTCTGTGTGGCCCCCTTGGAGTCTACCAGCAGTTCCCACACACTAGAATTATTAAGAGGCTGACAATCAGCTACTTTAATACCATTCCAATAAGAGGAGAGATTCATTTCAGAGGACACACAAGTTATTCTGCACATAAGACTTGCCTTGCAGGCTGATGGAACAATCTTACATGTAATGCATTCTCCTTAAACCATCACTCTGGCTAGCCACAAACAGGTTTAAGGCCTTAATCCTATTGAGACAAGGTATAAACTGTAACTCatatgaattaaaaacaaaatagcCAACTCTTCCACTCCTTCTTCATTTCACATAATTATTACCACTGCCTCATTTGTCCACATGCATCCCTCCTTGTGTGCCACTTCTGGGCTGATTACCACCTGAAGCAATCATTTGTCATGTAAATGGCAGAAATGCACACTGCAAAGAAAGGTGATGACAATGGAGCAGCCACTCAAAATGAATCATGACATAAGCCAAGACATGCGGAAGCCGACACTCTACTTCAACTTGAATTAAAGATCTAAATAAACATTTCCTTTATGCTTCTTTGCTATCCTGTATTATGCAGTCAGCATGTGGTTTTCATTTGAAGCTTGGTAGGCTCTGTTCTGACCTCCACGAGGCTCAGCATGATGCACACATGGAACTTATTCATTGGTGTCAGGAGGCAGAATGTGGAGAAATGTTCCACCAATTCGGCAGCACATTTCAACTACACTCACCTCACCTATAGAACACTATAGGGAAACTACAAATCTAATgcacatttttcctgctttgacCTGAGTCTGGCTTTTGCATGTGGCCTACTAGGACCGAACGAGTACCAACTTTTTTAGAGTGTAGAcatatttaaaatactttaagaGTGTGAGTGTCGGTGAATCAGTCCCACCTGGCTGTGAGGGCTCCGGGCTGTTTGGCAGCTCACCGCTGGCGTACagatctaaaaagaaatcaaagcaataaaatcacACTCATAAAAGGCAGAAGATACAAATTATTTAATATCTTGGGCGCAAAGGCGGCTAATCAAATAGATAATTTACAGATTACATGTTAGGGTTTAAATGAATGTGTCTCTGATTTCAGCTGCTTCTTCAATAGAAAAGAATTCAACAGAATTTTGCTTGTAATCCTTAACGCTTTTATTGTCCTTGAAAAACAATGTTCCAGGGACTTCCTGTTCATCTAAACATCTAGTTATGGACAATTTTCATTGCTACTTAAGAAACAGACTTGTCAGATATGTCTGTCAAAACCTTTGCATGTatgtaaaatgacaatttgCTAAATGGACACAACCAATTGAGGATGAATGTGACACCTGTGAATGTCTAAGCTTAGTAAATTGGCacagtttgtttggtatatACCAACAGTTACCATCAATCAGTGTCTTaacatatttagttttttgtgaGACCTGCATCCTGAAGCTCGTCGTTGACACAGATGTCCATAAACTCTGGACTGTTGTGGCTTTCACCTTCATCAGCCATAGGTTCATCTTTCATTGAACActgtttttcatctgtttgtgaaaagaaatgggacaaaaaaaagaacattttgaaaGTGAAGAAGAATAATCTACAGTCAAATGACTTTATGTAtattaaaatatctgtaatgCTCAACTATAATTACTGTTGTTATCCAttagttttaatatttattgttttacaaaaaagcagaaaaaaaaatagtaaagcaTGTTATCATTTTTTGATCGAGAAGTCAAATTACAGCTATTTGCTTGGATTTCTGAACAGAAAAAAGTGTTGTAGTGTATGCATAAACACGGCTCATAGTAAATAATTATCACTTAGTGCAAATGgtagtttgtttttatagttaTATAGAAACAGGTTTTTCAACGGATCTTCCAGCAAAATGAAACAGGTGCTTGACAACTCAAGGACAGAATATTTCCACAGTATGTGCAATGCTTAATTCACAGCCTTTTATTGTGCGAGTAGTCTAATGTGTCTATATTCTGCTTCATCACAACTCATCTCTCATCAGTAGTGTTGAAACTATTTGTTCAATAAAAGGCTGTTAATTAAGTCCTATTTGCACTGCGCAGATAGTAATTTCTAATTGCTGATACCACTATAGTTAACCATCCCAAGTTAATGATTGCTAATGAGGTTTGAATAAAGCCTTCTAGAGCTGTAGTCAGTCATACACATGCTTTATGCAATCCTTCCATACCCAACCTGGAGAGTTttgtgccaaaaaaaacaacctaatgGTATTTGGTGTCATGGGTGTGTGCAGTAGAAGTGAGTCACCTTGTTCCTCGCAGCCAGGTGAGCCTCCAGTCAGCTCATACAGCATATACTTGTGTTCAGTATCACGTAGAATTTTGAGAAACGTAGAATACCAAGAGGGTTGGCCTCTCACGATTCTTCTTAGGAGTTCACTGGCTCCACTTCTGAGTCCATTGGTGTCTATTTCAGCTCTAATCTACAGCATAAACACAGTAAATGGATTTATTATACAATCAGCCAGACAGATGAGAGCATTAGtctgccatctagtggtcaGAGATGGAAAACACAAGTGGAttcaataaagttgaattgaaaaaaaaagttgtctgaaaaaatacaaacatgcaCTAACACTTTGGTGCCATTGTGAACTTATTGTGACATGAGATTACATAGTAATTCTTTGATCATTACAGCTGATCGACATGAGGATCGACCAGCTGTGAATCTGACAGCTCCTCTCTAATCAGTCTACTCACATTCTCATCGTCGTCAGCAGTGAGCAGGCCTTCAGAGACGCAGTGCGCACACACTTGATCAGTCTTCATATCCAACAGGCTGGGGGACAGTAGCCGGACGAGCCTGACCCTGCTGTCATTCTCGGCCTCCACCTCAGGACTGGGCAGGTTCAGCTGCATGTAGTCTGCTGCATGCTGCATGCCCGCCTGCTTCAGAGCATCCACGAAAGCTGTGAACCAGCCGAGAGGATGAGGCTCCTTCACCACCGAACGAATAAGTAGGTCTGCAGCCCGGAGGTTACCCTCGGTTCTCGCTTTTTGCCTGATCAGCTCCTTCTCTTCGTTGTCGATAAAGTCTATGTAGCGGAGGACCGGTTCCACTTGGATGTACTCTCTCAGCCTCGGGGTGAAGTCTTCAATGAGACGCTCCTGAACTTTATCGGACTCAGAGGAGGCCATCACGACTCACTTCAACAATAACAGGACCGAGCACCAGACTAGCTTCTCCAGAATTACCCAGATGATGATTCACTGTGCTTTATATGGAGGAAAACGAAacactttcactttcatttcTCCAAAAACTCCCAGATTTAAAGTGGTCACTAGATGTCACTATTGGAACATAGTAGTCTTTAATGTTCACGTCAGGACAGGAATTTACTGCTGGGACATTTATAGAAACCGAATTTAATAACAGTATATTGTTAATATAGTAATCGTTACATAGTAACAATTAATATACTAATAACATTACATAGCAATAGTATATATACAAAacaagtatctatctatctatctatctatctatctatctatctatctatctatctatctatctatctatctatagtgtATAAGTGTAATTATGAAAGTAGGTAAGTATAAGATACTTGATAGTTTCAGAaataatgttgtcttcattgctCAACAGTTG
It includes:
- the ifih1 gene encoding interferon-induced helicase C domain-containing protein 1; protein product: MASSESDKVQERLIEDFTPRLREYIQVEPVLRYIDFIDNEEKELIRQKARTEGNLRAADLLIRSVVKEPHPLGWFTAFVDALKQAGMQHAADYMQLNLPSPEVEAENDSRVRLVRLLSPSLLDMKTDQVCAHCVSEGLLTADDDENIRAEIDTNGLRSGASELLRRIVRGQPSWYSTFLKILRDTEHKYMLYELTGGSPGCEEQDEKQCSMKDEPMADEGESHNSPEFMDICVNDELQDADLYASGELPNSPEPSQPDGSDLVAEAKSPEKADIVLRDYQMDVARPALEGKNIIICLPTGSGKTRVAVYITKKHLDGRKAEGRPRKVVVLVNKIPLVEQHYSSEFLPFLKHTYKVERVSGDSQLKISFKEIVEKNDIIICTAQILENYLERSNTGEDEGIKLRDLTLIVIDECHHTQKGEVYNHIMMRYLKQKHKNIRLKKEQKKTVPLPQILGLTASPGVGKATKMKQAEEHILRICANLDASKIMTTSLREFKKEPRKTIVNVEDRKEDPFGDVIKKIMLAIHAHAGLSPTCDLGSQNYEQWVGQNERKAAKDEDQKVRVCTVHLLLYNEGLNLSNTIRMSDALSFLKKEQEEEIKKKATPDGDHKIQITDTERFLFNLFKENKAELETLAKNPEYENDSLSKLRTTILHEFSSREEARGIIFTRTRRSAIALSQWIQENPKFEDIGVKPAFVIGGGDQSNVKPMTAAEQKDVLKKFHSGDVNVLIATTVAEEGLDIPACNFVIRYGLSTNEIAMIQAQGRGRAEDSSYTVVDVKNSGVAEKECVNEYRENMMNKAIAKIKNLNQAEYDKRITELQLQAILEKKVRVEKQKQKVIKNANPSDVTFSCRHCSKHVCTGEDIQIIESMHRVNVTSQFCELFIQRENPTLQERLLDYETNSSIACKQCGQTWGSMMVYRGIDCPCLDVKNFVVRIGEEKISKCNKWSELPVRFSTFDYTEHARQMAESSDEEEMD